GCAGGTGCAGCAGCCTGAAGAGAGCAGATACCCGAATGTAGAGGAGGAGGCCAACCACCCACTGAGCATGATCCACAGGGCGGCCTTCACAAACAGCCAGTACGGACGCAGATCACAGCCAATCTGACGGGACTGTGATGTACTATTTAACTGAGTGTGACTGATTAAATGGAGAATCATCAGTGGGGAGATTTAACAGCAGGCTGCACAAAATTCTGGCTGCACATGTTGAGTAATGATGCACTGACTTAACTAAGCATGAACATTAGAAAGTAGACGCACAACAGTGTGTCATACCACTAGTTTtattgctacactgtaaaagtgttccgttgtttttacagaaaataactggcagctgtggttaccaggatatttctgtaaaaaacacagtacatatgtcaatatttacagaacaacttgtacattttacatcctaaaactgtagtaattaaaaaaaaaaaacattttaaagttgtagattattccgtcctttactgctaatttaacaggatgatgctgcttttatactaattatttatacaaaatttacatgcagattttgcttattgtgcattgaataccagtaaatcaacatttagttattatttattgtacactgaataccagtaaaatttacaagcTCTTCTGTAaagtttacatttgtactgtagtttttgcagaattattctggtaaccacatatgacattttttttcctgtaaaagcaacataatTTACAGTGTAGGGATGCAGTTAGGAGTTtgcatttgtgtttctttaatcTCTATTGAAGAAACACACTGTGCATACTGAAAAGCATTGTTTTACATTCAATCTTCATTTTAATATGACTGTGAAATAATACTTCcgtctgtttgctttgcttttattCAATTATTGATCTTACGAGAAGACATCCCAGCTCTCTGATACTTTAATTCATTGTAATACCTTTAATGTGAAAAAGGTAATATTGgtcttaaaattaaaaactgtattGCACAGATACATTGCCCTACATTAGAGTAATACCATttcatatgttttcttttctaaaaagagggaaaaaatgtttacatctAAGAGGAATGAACTGCACAAAGAGACACTGTGGAATAAATTGCAAATGCAAATGATTCAGAGCAATTTGTTTAGTTATTTGACTGAAGTCACTGAGGTGGTTTAACTTTGGGAAAATTTGCATGATAGGAAAATAACTGCTAAAATAATCTAGTTGtggtcttgtaaatagttaccctgcaagattcacagtccaggagtcttttccagtCTAAGTGTTCTGATGGATAGGTAGCACTAATCAAAACAGAAATTGTGTTAGTcatttcatgcaaaaatatgGCAAGTGTAACGTCAGGTTTCATAAGGTGAGTAGTAGCCATCCGTTTTGAGTATTTTTCTTAGAATGGAGAGCAGACAAAGAGGTTGAGAAAAGGGTGTAAAATCGCTGACTTTGACATATTTCTATTTGCAGATCCACGCCCATATTTGGCTGATCTATCATGTGCTGTCACTAGGTTACACTTTTCATAACAAAGAACACAGTAAAAGAGCTTCGACTTTGTGCTGTGGAGGCCAAAGATGAAACCTGATGTTACACTTTCCATATGTTTGCATGAAATGACTAACACAATTTCTGTTTTGACTAAGAAGAACAAAATGTCAGGATCGCGTCAAATTTATTCCCCCCTTGGACCTTAGTTTGTGTCTTCGTACTACAATTTTCCAAGTCAAAACACAATATTTGAAATCACAGCTTACAGTGTTTCTTgttttagaagtgtttgataatttatcttgttttaagagtttgagctgaaaaaaaaaatcaaactcttaGGGATGCATTCTGCATCCAATTtgtttgtaatatatatatgtatatatatatatatatatatgtgtgtgtatatatagtaaaaaaaatttcCTCTTTCAAGCAAAATGTACAAACACTATATTGTTGTCTTTTCTGAACACTGAATATAAATCATGGTACAATATGTAagataatattaattaatattaataatatatttaatattataataataatataatattaatatcagtctatatcattttatttttagcacTTTTCCGAGAGGAGTACAGTGGAAGTGCTTTAAATATCGCTGGTTTGGATATTTGTGCTTCTCTGTCCTAAAATCTGCAAAACCTGTGATTTCATTTGTGTTTAGGTTAACTGTGAATGCATATTAGGAAAATCCCTGtctacacaaaaaataaaatatttcgtTAGATATTTATTTGCTACAGAGAAAGCTCATTcattatgacaaaataaaagttattggTTAAAGTAATTATGCATAAAACTGGGATATTGAGCATTACTTAATGGCACACAGAGTCTGATGAAAAGGCAGAAAGTTCTGTTCATTGAACTGAAATAGAAAACAACCTGAATAAATAGATGAACACAGGCCAGAACTATAAACTGACCTGTTCATAGAGATAAATGCTCGGATTTTCGAAAATACATTCGCCCCATCATGCAAATCTGTGAAAGCTTTTCTTTCAGTTAAACAAATCCTTTAAAACACTGAGAGACTCGTAAGCAGGAATTAGCATGAATCTCATAAAAAATATAGTCTCTTAAATGAGTTTGCGTGCCGCGGTGTTAGTGTGGATAAGGTGCAGAGTCCTGATTGGTCGGGTTACTAGAacttctcctctccctcctccacgTCCTTCAGATTGAGAACCTCCAGAGAGCCGCGGCCTTTCGTCTCACAGCGGATCAGCTCATCGATCTCCCTGAAGCAGCCGGGATCCACCAGACACACCTGgagatgaggagcaggaggaaacacaggagagacagaaagacatcagttaatgcagagagagagacaacatTTTACAAAACAGActacagaaaaagtaaaagtgtgcaccagatttttttcccctcaccaTTTCCAGCTCCTCGTCAAAGTCTTCACTCTCCACAACCTGCAGGAGCGGCTTCAGCTTCTCCTTCAGCCTCTTGGCCTCCTTGGCCGGCAGCACCAGTCTCAGCCTCATGTGAGCTCTCTGGATCTCCATCGACTCCTTCAGCTGCCGGATCACTTCCAGAGCCTGGGAACAACGGGATCAATCAGTTTCTCAAAggtcaaacaaaaacatcatcATGCCAGAATAAAGTACCGAAACCGAACTTAAATAACCTTCTCATGTCTACAATaaaacccagcaaagaagagctagagggagattgtttagttatcagtttagtttatcagtgttttattgttgacactaatattggtaacactttattttgaaggtgtctacataagagtgacatgagcgtgtcataaacatgacatgggatgtgtcatgaacattaatgacactttgaagtaacattaatgctcatgatacttgtcctgtcatgtttctgacaggcttgtgtgactcttatgtagacaccttcaaaataaagtgttaccatatcttgcttaagtcacaaaggcatgttcaaaaaagttacataatttacacacagcgttattactatgccaatagccatcctttgttacatctttttttgagtgaaatgatccataaatgtcatatgttacacttttggtgaagttttttgtgtttcctgcaaaacttgaaaaaaattagttaaaacgattattttaacagggtgacgatattgaAGTTTGTGGCTGCTATAAATGCAGctgaccactagatgtcactggTAGGGTCTGTCTGTCTTACATACAATACAGGAAGAAGCCTCAAAAGCTTCACAAGGCTTTATCTGCCTATCTCTACTAATTAGACACCAACAATGGTGAGCAGAGTCCAGGATCAGCAAGTTTCTTTATGCACAAATAGCTGTTTTCACCTAAACTCGTCTGTCTGATGGCAAATGTTGAAAACAGGAACACAACATTTAGGTGATTATTGTTGtctaaatatttaaatgacgtcatctaattattattaattattatcatcataaGAATGATTCTGTTACCCTGAATTAAACTGCCGTTACAGTTTGGAAAGATGTGGAATTTAAGTAGATTTGTTGATTGGGTTTGAGCCCCACAAATCAAATTTCTGTGGAATTGTCTTCATTGGGATGAGCTTGTCTTTGTTACTTGAAAAGTAACAAGTAAGACAaattttaatatcttttttggCATTGGGTCCAGGGAACAGCTACTCCTTCAGCCAACATCCTGTTTAGGACATTTTTCACATTCCTCCAGTCTACAGAATTCTACAAAAATGCAGTATTCTTGTTCATGTCAGACAACAAGCACGCCACGTTCAAATCAAAGTCCCTTCAAACTGTGGGAAGCCTTGTGTCGTCTATAACCAATAGAAAGCGACGACGTCTCCTCACCTGCTGCTTGGTGCTCTTGTTGGCCTTCACAGAGTAGTGGATGTCCTTCATCGCCCGCTCAATCAGGTTGACCGTATACGGCCTCTTGGTCTCAGGATTCACACACTTCTCTGCCACGATAGTCGCAATGTCCCTGAACATCGTCTCCAGCTGAGACTGCCTCTCCTTGTCTGACACTTGGAGCTCTCCTTTGGTCAGGATCTGTAACAGAGAAAGGGAGGAAGTTCAGGAAGTGGAGGTGAAATACTGCACAGGCCTTTGATGATTATACAGTGAATAATGCCAAAAGatgtccccagtcccagactaaaaaaactgaaagtctttagtaaatctggagttttactggagtcacagcactcccgtcatctccatggttaagtttaaggtagtaatctgctctgtttcatatcagtcttttcctagtcttgggtttggatcatatcaaacgtgtttgatattatctcaagtctcagtgacgtaacacaatcaccaaccaatagatgagcgggggaaaggtccccggttccagaccggccagtaaaaccacttccacaggaaaaaggaacatcacaataatgttctcaataaaaatatagtgatgtcatttatttagatgtttcttagtaaagagaacattaaggagacccagttaaaatgtataaataaatgtatatataaataagtaataaataatccatGATTAATgaatgattaactaaatgaaagttgatagagctgataaatataattattcaattaaacacattataattaaataggacatacatgtatatcatgaattaatttctaaatgttcctttcctttattcttccttacatctattttactgtaaaatagtcaacttttcatgtgataaaaacagaaacccttttcagctttgtgaggggcattttgtgtcgtcttctcttctttttgttgtttttttcaacacaaaccactgagtcacacactagagcagctggagccaaaagctgcttctcctccatttagtcagtttttactaagagcatgatggggaaaaaaactgctaaacgaatctagttgtagtcttgtaaatagtttccctgctagattcacagtctgtctaaaatctctgggactaaaaactctaaacacttgtctttagatgtgagcaggtgggaCACGATAGTTTTCCGGGAGGAATTGTCTTGATTGGGATGAGCTTGACTTTGTAACTTGAAAAATGAGACTCCAAgtaatacacattttaatgtcttttttgacattgGGTCCAGAGAACAGCTGTTTCTTCAGCCAACATCCTGTTTAGGACATTTTTCACATTCCTCCAGTCTACAGAATtcaataaaaatgcatcattgTAGTTCTTGTCCATCAGTCTTTTTGAAAAGGCTACATAATAAACAGAGCAAAACCCTATGTATCTGTATCTTTATGCATCTGTGCAAATGTTGTTCTATATGTACTGTTACAAAAACGTTTTCTACAGAATGATACAATGTAGAGAATGATGCTTGAAGTGATTTAGAAATGACGTCATCATCATGTAGTTTGTCCTGAAGAGTGCTGGGGAATTAAAGATTGTTTCCTCTTTCACCAACACATGACAGAACAGCAACAGCatgagcatgatgggaaaaactgcatggtaggaaaaaactactacttacttactaagagcatgatgggaaaaaaactgctaaaagaatctagttgtagtcttgtaaatagtttccctgcaagattgacagtctgtctaaaatctcagtgtgagactagactgggactaaaaactctaaacacttgtctttagatgtgagcaggtgtgacatcatagttttctgggagtcttttccaaatattttcaaagtcttctggtgtatagggaGCATTAGAGGTGGGAAGGAGGATATTTCTTACCTGTTTACAGATTTCTGTCAGATCATCTGTCCCAAAAGCTTTGGTCAAATCGTCCTTCTTAGCTACCTGACCTTTGGACACATTGACGAAGACTGAGCTTGTCTGCAGAACCTCATCCAGGTCTTTCTCTCTGGAGGATGGAAAAAAACAGTGTTAATAACATAAAGGTATTAAACTGACATTTATAAAGCAGAAATAGAAAATGTGCGTTGACTCAAAGAGACGATAAACTAGATATTTGTGTAAACATTGAGACAAATCATGTAAACAGCGTAGTGTTGACATGTAACGTTACTCACGCTCCTGTTCTCCAGCTCACTACTTTATTCTTGTAACAGGCGATTTCAAACCGTTTCCCTCCTTTCTTCATCCGCACCACCGCCACATTAGTGAGCCGGATTTGATTTGTCGGCGTAAATATCGACATATTTATGTTTAGCTCTGTCTCAAATCTGCTGCTGATAAGAAATGCAGCTGTCAAATAACTGCGTTGTCGATGTGCTTCGAGTGCGTTTTAAAAGAGGCTCCGCTGGGAAACATCGACGCCAAACGACAGTTCCGCCACCGTTTTATTCCTTCAGTTTCAATAAAtctaaattttaaaatgaaattaaagaattaaataatttataaatacgATTGAATACAATactactttctttttttgttgttgtagcaATTATACGCTTCGAAAAAAAATGACTGGACAGGCTACTCCATTGGCCATATATTGTGAATGaaggattttctttttaaagtgaaaGCCAGAAAATTCAGTacattgtgtctgtttttttaagagcttattatttttataatcatGGCTTCACATCTCTGTTTAttgcaaatgtgttattttttttaacaactttaCCTGAAATGTTACTATCCTATTTTGAACTGTATGATGTTGTAGTTACATACTTTGACCACCAGAGGACAGAATACCACATGagtatgttatatatatatatatatatatatatatatctgttagttTGTTGATATTTGTATTATTCCCACTGATGATTGCGATTCTGTACTCTCTAACCGTAAACACAAGAGAAACACAATCATTTACGCTCCTTCCTGATAGCTTCAGTTTgttcactttattttgaaagtattcACCGGAAGTGTTGCTATGCTATCATTGACGCAACTCTGTGGTCACTTAAGGACAAGAAACACTCAATGCTCATCAATCATTTTAAGTACAAAATATCAcacttaaacaaaaaaatcttaacGGTCAGCGGTGAAGGTGAATTCAAACAGCTTTACTTctaggaaaaaaaggagaataaaaataggtttaaaatatatatatttctgccaCAGTCCACCTGCTGTGAGTCTCCTGTGACAGCTACAACACAAAGAACTCCACTTCCCAGCATGCTCAGCGGCCAAACACTATGGTCACACACCAGCTCAGCTGCAGAGGACTGTGTatgtaaatacaacatttacTGCAGCGATGCGGAGTTTCTTCGTGCTTATTGTGATTTGTATAAGCCGTGTGTCTACTTCGGATACTAAAGGTGAGTTCATTTCAAACTTTAACGTCAAAGGAAACTAACTTGTCGCTATATTTTAAGCTGATGTTAGTACATTGTTAGCTAGCATGAATTGCTAGCCACCCGCCTTTTATTACCACAGGTGACTTCAGGATAACAGGGTCAGGCTTTGATCCTGTAGCATTAGCCGTTTACTGTTGCTGCGTTTCATTTGTGgaattatttaatctttaaaaccACCTGACTAACACCAGAGGACTCAACTTGATGTCTTTCCTCCCTCCAGTGTCCGAGAATGGACACAGTCCCTTTGAGAGCCCTCTGTGGTCGATATGGCACAACAGGCTCTACCTTTATTCAGCTGCTGCTCTCATCTTTGGGATCTGGTTCTCACTGAAGGTGGCACTAAAGAAGGTGAGCTGGCCCTTGCTGATATCTCCCCTTATGTGTGCagacatcaatcaatcaatcagactttatttgtatagcacttatcatagattgatggatggatgggtggatggatggataggtggatagatgcatggatggatgcatggatggatggatggatggatggatagatgcatggatagatggatggatggatagatagatagatatacattatttatcccaagctgggaaattacaatgtagcagcagcattacaaaCAGAGACCATGAcaacacaatgaaataaaaagaacaacctaggcatattcaagcaataaaatgcaataagacgAGTTTAGGTGAAAACTACTTGTGCAAAAAGAAGATTCTGCACAGGCAGCCAATGCAGAGACTGTAAAATAGGTGTAATatgatgtcttttttgtatttctaaaCCTGTTTTGTCAGAGGCTGCTGGTTCTGATGAAGCTCCACATGCACCTGTCATGTATTTGTCTTTGAATTAATTGCTTTTGTCTGTATTCTTCTAGAAAATCCTCCCTAAAGACGTCGGGCCGTGGGTCTACAAAGCTGTGAAGGTCAATGACGCCTCGGACCGAGACGCTGTGGTTCACGTGTCACGAGTTAAAATCTTCTACGGCTCACAGACTGGAACTGCAAAGGTACAGAACCTGTTTATGGGAAACATCCTCACTGGATCATGATATCAAcataataaacatcatttaACATCATGATACAGACCTTGTTGGTGGTGCTCTACCTCACTACTTTTGTAAAGAGAATTAAACACAgttttaaaaacacatgaagttGTAACGCAATCAAATATAACAACAACAGCTCCATTAGATATAAGAGCTCTGTTGGTATTTTTGAAAATCAtttgaagatttatttatttacataagcGCTCAGTTAATGAAGTttgcttttatctttttttctacttccatttttactgcttttatttttctgcctttCACTTTTATCTTTTACTGTTTGtatattcatcaatatttttatcttgtgtttttattcattcattcatttatttctgaatttttttaaatcacacaaagttTTTAATGCCatactgtgaagcactttgagctgCATTGTATGTACGAAAGGTgctataaaataaagttattattataataattataataatataatatgtctgattataataataataatgtggcgTCCAAAATGACTGTAGAGTTTAATAAATCTGATCAAGTATGCACAAAATCACAACATAAGTGCTAAACACATTCAAACCTTTGTAATCCCAAACAGTTATGATTGAATACTTTACACGTTATCAATTTTCCATTCTGAGATGTCTGATAAGCATCAGCTGagactttttatttgttcagggttttgcaacagagctgtcagaggAGGTGAAGACTTTGGGAATATCAGCAGAGGTGATTGACATCAAAGACTACGATCCAGATGATCAACTCGCTGACGAGGTAAGTTAGAGCCAAAGAGGAGACGCGTTTTTCCTTTTCTAGTGAAGGCGACAGAGAAGTCGTGTGTagaaaccaggcggcaacctccgggtctgagcaaggaggcaaaccaggaagtgccttacgctgcattctactgaaaatacCAGCCGGGGGCgccaagtttggctgcaaaaaacattgtccattcatttcaatgcaaaatttgaaaactttgaaagtacttaaagtatttagaaaacagtaccagtcaaaagtttggacacaccttctctttcaatgttttttctttttttttctcttatattttcaacattgtagattaatactgaaaGCATCAAAATTATGAAAGAGCACATATggaataatgtaataaaaagtgttaaacaaaactgaatgttttatatttgatatatgCAGGATGCTAAAACGATACCTGTATGTCCTACTGaattttatcacattttgctgcatgtttttcttgttattctgacccacaatcctctgggCAGCGTATATGAGCCAAAGAGTTAAAGTTCAAGGCCCACTGTGATGCATTAGTTTGTCCCAATTGTATGCACactgcatgcaacagtacaTACTTTGCAAGGGCAGTACatggtaaaagtaaaaataaaaagcaagagATTTGGAGTGCAGCATGTGTTTCCTACTGAAGAGCTGTTTTCTACCTTCCAGCCACGACACAGTGCCGGTGCCcactaaataaaaaggaaacagtGGTGAAAATAAACATCTTTCTTCAGCTGAGCAGGATTTGTGTAACACATTTGTCCTCTGTGCCAGCCGTGTGAAGAATTAAATCAGTACAAAAAATGAAGAGAAAGCTGAGCAGGGTACTGTTTGTTGTCAAGctttcaataataaataaaaaaacacaattatttacTTTGATTAATGCTGGTCTAATTAAGCCCTGCCTGTAAATACACATAGCCAGGATTTACAGTTTAGATATTTAATTAACACCCTGAAGCAACTACATACAGCATGCTgcaacaattaattaattagtcatTTAAATGATACAGCGTCAGAATAGATGGTTATGTAcggagcatagactgtatataaataatagatgtagtgaccgtgacgtcacccattggtttgtggcctgttagaagcatcgagttcagcgttacactcgtcgccatcttgtttctgatacggggagcagaccatatctggactgtggaggaggagagggatctgatcactgactacagcctctctacacctcaacctgactcactgctaattcatgttagcattaactggagcattaactagtatgttagttttggcaaaaaacaaaaacaaaatgttcgttactgacctcagaaaactgagcagcgactccttggagtgtctgttagtccaaccaaacgctgaacaagacatttaatgaacaaaacgttcaaataaactgtcattcagtgaaaatacagtgaaagggtcgaAGTTATGAGACTCAAACcggtaaacatgttttttttatatctacataatgttatatataactttattgacacgttgccgtggatacgcattgttctgcttctctcctgatgatggctcgccttgttagtgacctgtcaatcaaaggtagccccgccccaaatcatacgattctttatcttctattttcttctaaatggggctaatatttgaactattaacatcagattgtcttgaagaagattttttactagtgattgagaccataatgttgtcctgaaaaacatttctgaggtaataaatcaagtgagaagttttcaaattttgcattgaaatgaatggacagattttttttgcagccaaacttagcgccccctgctggaattttcggtagaatgcagcttaaggcacttcctggtttgcctccctgctcagacctggaggttgccgcctggttctaACCTAGATTTAATATTTATAGATTGATTTTCATCTGTCCTTCACATGAAAGTTTAGTCTTGGAGACGAGTCAGAAAAGTGTGAAATTTTTTATCACATAGCTTCCATAAGTAAtatttgcagaaaataaatgtgcatATTGTCCTGTCATCTTTCCTGGAGCAACTTGctcatgttgtgttttatttggtgTCCAGGGTTTTTAACTCAGGTTTTGCTTTGTCAGAAATTATTACATAATTGTGTTTCTCATGTCCAAATTAACAATTATGTTTAATTTTGCATTCAAAGAGATCCAAGGAAATATGTAATCaagaaatacatatttataaataatgtttaatgtaACGTTTTTACTGCATTGTGACTTCTGTCTTCCTTCAGTGCACCAacaagtcagtgtgtgtgtttcttgtggcCACGTACACTGACGGACAGCCGACCCAGAACGCTGAGTGGTTCTGTAAGTGGTTGGAGGAGGCGTCCACTGACTTCAGATACGGGAAAACCTATCTCAAAGGCCTCAGATATGCAGTGTTTGGTCTCGGCAACTCTGTCTATGTCGGCCACTATAATACGGTAAGAAATGCTTTCCATGATTAACTAGggttgcacatctctctgtgataaacgaTTCGATTTGCATCCAGATACACAGGTTACGATTCGATTCAAAAACGACTTTTATTACAAACCGATTCGAATCGATACAGTGTGAGAACAATTcgattttatttgattctacggttaatatttgttgtagataatgtgtcactcacaagttatatattttatttatcttctgatttgccatggagttaaaaatctgtttgttggtctgaacaacaaaaagaccataaacatctttctacatttattataaatgaaaagaaacataattctagagcttttttttgtcattttcattcagtCACATGAGGCTGATAATTCCTGAGTGTAGctttgatctgagtgacataatttacattttccctttatcatctaacctaataaaacattggccggtgttcagcggacattatcatgttctgggatattaaataattaatttgttctatttacattttagtagtaTCGCTTTCTCTGCGtaaaaatgatacataatatttattatcatatattaatacttaactgcAGGATCTATaactgaagcacacacacacacacagacagacacacacacacacacacacacacacacacacacacactcacaggggTACCATTATTGTcgttgtttaatattcactccctgtctgtctatatCACTGTgttgtattattgcacaataaaaaaaataaaaaaataatccatcaccaggatcgtctatatacagacgcaaataataggctaataaataaattatatagatGCATTCCTGTgcccctgagcaggacacagttcacagtagaacgcaggttgttattcatttgcagctgtttgttaaacagagaaaactattattattattattattattattattattagtgcatgtctccagctgttaaagtgactgacagctgatccagctgtgatccgctgccgccgtcattagcggggatacaaaataaaagacttgGGAGAGACCCATGGAGTTGCGCGAGAATCGTTTTGCAAGCAGCTTCAGCTCTCGCGTTATTTCAGAGACGCTGATGCaaactgtgagtgtgtgaagcCGCCAACAGATTCCAAGTCTGGAGAtaaccgatccatgactctacaactgATGAATCTAGGAATTCATGGCTGATTTGTATCGATTGAGGAGGCTGAAACTGACGTAG
This is a stretch of genomic DNA from Centropristis striata isolate RG_2023a ecotype Rhode Island chromosome 4, C.striata_1.0, whole genome shotgun sequence. It encodes these proteins:
- the sbds gene encoding ribosome maturation protein SBDS, whose amino-acid sequence is MSIFTPTNQIRLTNVAVVRMKKGGKRFEIACYKNKVVSWRTGAEKDLDEVLQTSSVFVNVSKGQVAKKDDLTKAFGTDDLTEICKQILTKGELQVSDKERQSQLETMFRDIATIVAEKCVNPETKRPYTVNLIERAMKDIHYSVKANKSTKQQALEVIRQLKESMEIQRAHMRLRLVLPAKEAKRLKEKLKPLLQVVESEDFDEELEMVCLVDPGCFREIDELIRCETKGRGSLEVLNLKDVEEGEEKF